The following proteins come from a genomic window of Methanosarcina sp. MTP4:
- a CDS encoding PASTA domain-containing protein codes for MKAQLEQRLKELKNEYGSGQKTLGNIETALAELEARKEKLNETLLRISGAIEVLEEVLGVESEVSAPETSGTGETESENSVEVPSVIRKPLDHARKILEDAGLTVGEVTEKSIFVAGIHFGDVVQQEPKRETKVKPGSTVNLVIAAKGKFKPDLSADSTLCPFSKH; via the coding sequence ATGAAGGCGCAGCTGGAACAGCGTTTAAAGGAACTCAAGAACGAATACGGGTCCGGGCAAAAAACCCTGGGCAACATTGAAACAGCTCTTGCTGAGCTCGAAGCCCGGAAAGAGAAACTGAATGAAACTCTTCTCCGGATCAGTGGCGCGATCGAGGTGCTGGAAGAGGTGCTGGGAGTGGAAAGTGAAGTCAGCGCTCCGGAAACCTCAGGAACCGGGGAAACCGAGTCGGAAAACAGCGTTGAAGTTCCCAGTGTTATAAGGAAACCTCTTGACCATGCCCGGAAAATATTGGAAGATGCCGGGTTGACCGTTGGGGAAGTTACCGAAAAGAGCATTTTTGTAGCCGGGATTCATTTCGGGGACGTGGTTCAGCAGGAACCTAAAAGGGAAACGAAAGTGAAACCCGGTTCAACCGTGAATCTTGTTATAGCGGCAAAGGGAAAATTCAAACCCGATTTAAGTGCGGATTCCACACTATGTCCTTTTAGCAAGCACTGA
- a CDS encoding COR domain-containing protein: MESNEIKDLIREAQRNKVTTLDLSYKNLTSLPPEIAELKNLTELDISDNQLSSLPPEISELKNLTKLDIQHNQLTSLPPEISELKNLTQLDISGNQLSSLPSEISELKNLTQLYILSNQLSSLPPEILKLKNLTQLDMRENQLSSLPSEISELKNLTELNVSSNILSSLPSEISELKNLTTFDIYDNQLTSLPPEISKLKNLTTLVIFYNLLTSIPPEISELKNLTKLDISGNELTSLPPEIFKLKNLTTFNIYDNELTSLPPEIIKLDLAIMWEHQFGKEGITLGENPLENPPVEIVKQGREAVFNYFKSLKGEKKPLNEVKVLLVGDGGAGKTSLVKRILGEGFDGNEHQTQGINIKGWEFKNKDKKIKVNFWDFGGQEIMHATHQFFLSKRSLYILVLNSRRDEKAEYWLKHIRSFGGDSPVLVVLNKIDENPSFELNRKFLQEKYPSIKGFFRISCKDNKGIEVFSRKIKKEVSKVEHLQIEWAKSWFNVKTRLENMNCDFITYEKYRDMCMEENVGDKSSQNTLVDFLNDLGVILHFKDISLLDTHVLEPRWITDGVYKIINSETLVNRKGVLQFGLLDEILKQKNENDYYYPPTRYNYIINLMKKFELCYTIDEQTVLLPDLLAVPEPNFAFDSNGALKFFIEYDFLPRSVMPRFIVKMNRDIKDNLQWRTGVVLENKDFNSCAVVKSDNEAKRIYISVNGGQKRDYFSSILFNLREINRSFEKLKAVEKIPVPDEPDVAVSYDHLVYLEEVGEEKYRPEGSRKAYTVRDLLGTVNNGSKQEELLEEILHILKKRNEEDKMEEIVLILSNLTKTQARESDDRATLSRKLNKTITLQPNVMGFGFDFNAAIDEALDRYYDWKNKKM; the protein is encoded by the coding sequence ATGGAATCGAACGAGATTAAGGATCTGATTAGAGAAGCTCAAAGAAATAAAGTAACCACATTAGACCTGTCATACAAAAATCTTACTTCGCTGCCGCCGGAAATCGCAGAGTTGAAAAATCTTACTGAACTTGACATATCTGATAATCAATTGAGTTCGCTGCCGCCGGAAATCTCAGAGTTGAAAAATCTTACTAAACTTGACATACAACATAATCAATTGACTTCGCTTCCGCCGGAAATCTCAGAGTTGAAAAATCTAACTCAACTTGACATATCTGGTAATCAATTGAGTTCGCTGCCGTCTGAAATCTCAGAGTTGAAAAATCTTACTCAACTTTACATACTTAGTAATCAGTTGAGTTCGCTTCCGCCTGAAATATTAAAGTTGAAAAATCTTACTCAACTTGACATGCGTGAAAATCAATTGAGTTCGCTGCCGTCTGAAATCTCTGAGTTGAAAAATCTTACTGAACTTAACGTATCTTCCAACATATTGAGTTCGCTGCCGTCTGAAATCTCTGAGTTGAAAAATCTTACAACATTTGACATATATGATAATCAATTGACTTCTCTGCCGCCTGAAATCTCAAAGTTGAAAAATCTTACGACACTTGTCATATTTTATAATCTATTGACTTCGATACCGCCTGAAATCTCCGAGTTGAAAAATCTTACTAAACTTGACATATCTGGTAATGAATTGACTTCTCTGCCGCCTGAAATCTTCAAGTTGAAAAATCTTACAACATTTAACATATATGATAATGAATTGACTTCTCTGCCGCCTGAAATCATAAAATTAGATCTGGCTATAATGTGGGAACATCAATTCGGAAAAGAAGGAATAACTTTAGGAGAGAATCCTCTTGAAAATCCTCCTGTGGAGATTGTGAAACAGGGCAGGGAGGCAGTTTTCAATTATTTCAAGTCGCTAAAAGGTGAAAAGAAGCCATTAAACGAAGTTAAAGTTTTGCTGGTAGGAGACGGCGGTGCAGGCAAAACTTCACTGGTAAAAAGGATCCTTGGTGAAGGTTTTGATGGAAATGAGCATCAAACCCAGGGGATTAATATCAAGGGATGGGAATTCAAAAATAAAGATAAGAAAATAAAAGTTAATTTCTGGGACTTTGGTGGCCAGGAAATAATGCATGCCACCCACCAGTTTTTTCTTTCCAAGAGGAGTCTTTACATTCTTGTTTTGAATTCAAGGAGGGATGAAAAAGCCGAGTACTGGCTCAAGCATATACGGAGTTTTGGAGGAGATTCACCGGTACTGGTTGTTTTGAACAAGATTGATGAAAATCCTTCTTTTGAGTTGAACAGGAAGTTTTTACAGGAGAAGTATCCCTCAATAAAAGGTTTCTTCCGAATTTCATGTAAGGATAACAAGGGAATTGAGGTCTTTTCCAGAAAAATAAAAAAAGAAGTTTCAAAAGTTGAACATCTGCAAATAGAATGGGCTAAAAGCTGGTTCAACGTGAAGACCAGATTAGAGAATATGAATTGTGATTTCATTACTTATGAAAAATATAGAGATATGTGTATGGAAGAAAACGTGGGTGATAAATCATCCCAAAATACCCTTGTTGATTTTCTTAATGATCTGGGAGTAATTTTACACTTTAAGGATATATCATTGCTTGATACGCATGTGCTTGAGCCTAGATGGATTACTGACGGCGTATACAAGATCATAAATTCGGAGACTCTGGTGAATAGAAAAGGAGTTCTTCAGTTCGGTCTGCTGGATGAAATTCTAAAGCAGAAAAATGAAAATGACTATTACTATCCCCCAACTCGCTATAATTACATTATCAATTTAATGAAAAAATTTGAGTTATGTTATACAATTGATGAACAAACCGTGCTCCTTCCTGACCTGCTGGCGGTTCCTGAGCCCAATTTTGCTTTTGACTCTAACGGAGCCCTGAAGTTTTTCATCGAATACGATTTTCTACCACGTTCAGTTATGCCCCGCTTTATAGTGAAGATGAACAGGGACATAAAAGATAATTTGCAGTGGAGAACAGGTGTGGTTCTGGAAAATAAGGACTTTAATTCCTGTGCGGTGGTTAAATCTGATAATGAGGCAAAGAGAATCTACATTAGTGTGAATGGCGGCCAGAAACGCGATTATTTTTCAAGTATATTGTTCAATTTACGGGAAATTAACCGGAGTTTTGAGAAGTTAAAAGCTGTCGAAAAAATTCCTGTTCCTGATGAACCCGATGTAGCTGTCAGTTACGACCATCTGGTTTACTTGGAAGAGGTTGGTGAAGAGAAGTATAGGCCTGAAGGATCAAGAAAAGCATATACCGTTAGGGACTTGCTTGGAACGGTTAACAATGGGAGTAAACAAGAAGAATTGTTGGAAGAAATCCTGCACATTCTTAAGAAGAGAAATGAAGAAGATAAAATGGAAGAGATTGTCCTAATTTTGAGTAATCTAACAAAGACTCAAGCAAGAGAATCTGACGACAGGGCAACTTTATCAAGGAAATTAAATAAAACTATCACACTTCAACCTAACGTGATGGGATTTGGATTCGATTTTAATGCAGCTATTGACGAAGCATTGGATCGATATTACGATTGGAAGAATAAAAAGATGTAA
- a CDS encoding DUF169 domain-containing protein gives MEEINGYGKEIIKLLKLETSPVAVGLVPKDGKIPEGIKRTEGGMKHCQMVDRVRSSGEEFYALLDDQTCKGGAAALGLGHMPPKLASGDFYYEKLKHFRTLEAAQKTIEGIPMLEAESMVGTIYAPLESASFVPDVVVIICSPKQMMLLTQAILYNEGGRVEAEFAGKQSICSDAVAEPYLTGKMGITVGCSGSRRYTNIEDSELTVGLPAKLLKDLVEGLRAVVGEGPGPK, from the coding sequence ATCGAGGAAATAAACGGATACGGAAAAGAGATAATAAAGCTGCTGAAACTTGAGACCTCTCCTGTTGCGGTGGGGCTCGTCCCGAAAGACGGGAAAATCCCCGAGGGGATCAAAAGGACCGAAGGGGGAATGAAGCACTGCCAGATGGTCGACCGGGTACGAAGTTCCGGAGAAGAGTTCTATGCCCTGCTGGACGACCAGACCTGCAAAGGAGGCGCTGCTGCCCTGGGCCTCGGGCACATGCCCCCCAAACTTGCCAGCGGGGATTTTTACTACGAAAAATTGAAACATTTCAGGACCCTGGAAGCCGCCCAAAAGACAATTGAGGGAATTCCGATGCTCGAAGCAGAGTCCATGGTAGGGACAATTTACGCACCCCTGGAAAGCGCAAGTTTCGTGCCGGACGTGGTGGTGATAATCTGCTCTCCGAAACAGATGATGCTCCTGACCCAGGCAATCCTCTACAACGAAGGAGGCAGGGTGGAAGCTGAGTTTGCGGGCAAACAGAGCATCTGCTCCGATGCCGTTGCCGAACCTTACCTTACCGGCAAGATGGGAATAACCGTGGGCTGCAGCGGGAGTCGGAGGTACACGAATATAGAGGACTCCGAACTGACCGTGGGTCTCCCTGCCAAACTTCTCAAAGACCTGGTTGAGGGGTTGAGAGCGGTTGTCGGGGAAGGCCCGGGGCCGAAATAA
- a CDS encoding COR domain-containing protein, whose protein sequence is MDTNEVKDLIREAKRSKKTVLIISIKELTSLPPEISELKHLTELSIYNNQLAVLPSEISELKNLIKLSICGTQLTSLPPEFSELINLIKLDLSGNRFASLPLEIFELKNLTELSISFNHLTFLPPEISELKNLTELSIYNNQLTFLLPEIFELKNLIKLNIYNNQLTSLPPEISKLKNLTQLDISGNQLTSLPPEISKLKNLTTLNISGNQLTSLPPEIAELKNLTQLSIYNNQLTWLPPEIAELKNLTQLSIRNNQLTSIPPEISKLKHLTMLDISFNQLTSLPSEISKLKYLAELYISGNQLTSFPSEILGLKNIEKLDLFGNKLSSLPSEISKLKNLAGLDISGNQLTSLPSEISKLKYLTILNISGNQLTSLPPELLLLGLDIEWMLGLDLEGEFGLKSKTVLLENNPFEIPPVEIIKQGREAVINYFKSLEGEKEPLNEVKVLLVGEGGAGKTSLVKRIFREDVDGNEPQTQGINISKWAVKNGGREIKANFWDFGGQEIMHATHQFFLSKRSLYILVLDGRKDEKPEYWLKLIENFGGDSPVLVVINKIDENPAFDLNRKFLLDKYPSIRGFYRLSCKSDEGIEDFSKTLDEELKAVKHLEIKWPKSWFNVKRKLEKMCPSCTSYVADEEECAHCNFIQYDDYKMMCDEEGISSESEQNTLVDFLHDLGVILHFKDIPLLNTHVLEPEWVTNAVYKLVNSKELAESRGILKLDMFAEILKKSTEKDFHYPPHQYGFFISLMKKFELSYDLDESTVLLPGLLEIQEPDFEFDYEGALRFVIDYDFLPPSVMPRFIVKMNRDIKDDLRWRTGVVLEDRGFNSTAVTIADIEAKRISIYVNGDQRRDYFSVILQRFREINGSFEKLKAIEKIPLPDEPEITVGYEHLIKLELRGIETYMPDGSDNEYKVSELLGTVIGGNGLMEILKELLQKTEMNEKEILKILPNLQKIESGSDISDSLLEKINRSFTMNPNICGVGPNFTEMINLYLEKKKRRS, encoded by the coding sequence ATGGATACAAATGAAGTTAAAGATCTTATTAGAGAGGCTAAAAGAAGCAAAAAAACTGTATTAATTATCTCAATTAAAGAACTAACCTCTCTGCCGCCTGAAATTTCAGAATTGAAGCACCTCACTGAACTTTCAATATACAATAATCAACTTGCTGTCCTTCCATCTGAGATTTCGGAGTTGAAAAATCTTATTAAACTTTCCATCTGTGGAACTCAACTTACTTCCCTGCCACCAGAATTTTCAGAGTTAATAAATCTTATTAAACTTGATCTCTCAGGAAATCGATTTGCTTCGCTACCACTTGAAATCTTTGAGTTGAAAAATCTTACTGAATTATCCATTTCTTTTAATCATTTGACTTTTCTGCCACCTGAAATTTCAGAATTGAAAAACCTTACTGAATTGTCAATATATAATAATCAACTTACTTTCCTTCTGCCTGAAATCTTTGAGTTGAAAAATCTTATCAAACTTAACATATATAATAACCAATTGACTTCGTTACCTCCCGAAATCTCAAAGTTGAAAAATCTTACTCAACTCGATATATCTGGAAATCAGTTAACTTCATTGCCACCTGAAATCTCAAAGTTGAAAAATCTTACTACACTTAACATATCTGGTAATCAATTGACTTCGCTGCCTCCTGAAATCGCAGAGTTGAAAAATCTTACTCAACTCTCCATATATAATAATCAATTGACTTGGCTGCCTCCTGAAATCGCAGAGTTGAAAAATCTTACTCAACTCTCCATACGTAACAACCAATTAACCTCCATACCACCTGAAATCAGCAAGTTGAAACATCTTACTATGCTCGACATCTCTTTCAATCAACTTACTTCGCTACCTTCTGAAATATCTAAGTTAAAATACCTTGCTGAACTTTACATATCAGGAAATCAATTGACGTCTTTCCCTTCTGAAATCTTGGGACTGAAAAATATTGAGAAACTTGATTTGTTTGGCAATAAATTAAGTTCTCTACCTTCTGAAATCTCCAAGTTGAAAAACCTTGCTGGACTTGACATCTCTGGAAATCAATTGACGTCTTTACCTTCTGAAATTTCCAAATTGAAATATCTTACTATACTTAACATCTCTGGAAATCAATTAACTTCTTTACCTCCTGAACTCTTGTTATTAGGTTTGGATATAGAGTGGATGTTAGGTCTGGATTTGGAGGGAGAATTTGGGTTGAAATCCAAAACAGTACTTTTAGAAAATAATCCTTTTGAAATCCCTCCAGTGGAGATTATAAAACAGGGTAGAGAGGCAGTTATTAATTATTTCAAGTCGCTAGAAGGTGAAAAAGAACCGTTAAATGAAGTTAAAGTTTTGCTGGTTGGTGAAGGAGGTGCAGGCAAAACTTCACTTGTAAAGCGGATTTTTAGGGAAGACGTTGATGGAAATGAACCACAGACACAGGGCATCAATATCAGTAAATGGGCAGTGAAAAACGGGGGGCGGGAAATCAAAGCTAATTTCTGGGATTTTGGCGGGCAGGAGATCATGCACGCCACTCATCAGTTCTTTTTGTCCAAAAGAAGTCTTTATATCCTGGTGCTCGACGGGAGGAAGGATGAAAAACCTGAGTACTGGCTCAAACTCATAGAAAATTTTGGTGGTGATTCTCCGGTTCTGGTTGTGATTAATAAGATCGATGAAAACCCTGCTTTTGACCTGAACCGGAAGTTTCTGCTGGATAAGTATCCTTCAATCAGGGGATTTTACCGGCTTTCCTGCAAATCGGACGAGGGAATTGAGGATTTTTCGAAAACTCTGGATGAGGAATTGAAGGCAGTTAAGCATCTTGAAATCAAATGGCCAAAAAGCTGGTTCAATGTAAAAAGAAAACTTGAAAAAATGTGCCCGAGTTGCACTTCTTATGTTGCAGATGAGGAGGAGTGTGCACACTGCAATTTCATCCAGTATGATGATTATAAAATGATGTGCGATGAAGAAGGGATAAGCAGCGAATCAGAACAGAATACTCTTGTTGACTTTCTTCATGATCTGGGAGTAATATTGCATTTCAAAGATATCCCTCTCCTGAATACGCATGTTCTTGAACCCGAATGGGTTACTAATGCGGTGTATAAGCTGGTTAACTCAAAGGAGCTTGCCGAGTCCAGAGGAATTCTGAAACTTGATATGTTCGCTGAGATTTTAAAGAAAAGTACTGAAAAGGATTTCCATTATCCTCCTCATCAGTATGGTTTTTTTATCAGTTTGATGAAGAAATTCGAACTTTCCTATGACCTTGATGAAAGCACTGTGCTCCTCCCAGGTTTACTGGAAATTCAGGAACCAGATTTCGAGTTTGATTATGAAGGGGCTTTGAGATTTGTAATTGACTATGATTTCCTTCCACCTTCCGTAATGCCCCGTTTTATCGTGAAGATGAACAGGGACATAAAAGATGATCTGCGCTGGCGTACCGGGGTGGTTCTGGAGGACAGAGGTTTCAATTCTACTGCTGTAACCATAGCAGACATTGAAGCAAAACGAATAAGCATTTATGTAAATGGAGATCAAAGAAGGGATTATTTCTCCGTTATCCTCCAAAGGTTCCGGGAAATAAACGGCAGTTTTGAGAAGTTGAAAGCCATCGAAAAAATTCCGTTGCCTGATGAACCTGAAATAACTGTTGGTTATGAACATCTTATTAAACTGGAGTTAAGGGGAATTGAAACTTACATGCCCGACGGTTCTGATAATGAATACAAAGTAAGTGAGTTACTTGGAACGGTCATCGGTGGAAATGGTTTGATGGAAATTTTGAAGGAGCTACTGCAAAAAACAGAAATGAATGAAAAGGAGATCCTGAAGATCCTTCCAAATCTGCAAAAAATTGAATCTGGATCTGATATTAGCGATTCTTTATTGGAAAAAATTAATCGAAGTTTTACAATGAACCCTAACATTTGTGGTGTAGGGCCGAACTTTACTGAAATGATCAATTTATATTTGGAGAAAAAGAAGAGGCGGTCTTAA
- a CDS encoding TIGR00269 family protein, producing the protein MTIKCKKCNSEAIIFQKYSGMHLCKKHFVEDVERKIKLTIRKSYSIRKNDVIAVALSGGKDSSAALYIMHKILGERPDIELVAISVDEGIHGYRPQSLEAAKKLTEQLGVRHIIKSFKEEHGTTMDEIALQEREKGACSYCGVLRKNILNRVALDIGATKLVTGHNLDDEAQTILLNHFRGDMERMVRLAPPAAVEGLVLRAKPLRNIPEKEVALYALVNDLPVDFSECPYVGEAMRKEIREMLNDFEAKHPGTRHSLLRGFDKLVGALAKELPPAKIEKCRICGETCTEDVCQACKLLGRA; encoded by the coding sequence ATGACTATCAAATGCAAGAAATGCAACAGTGAAGCAATCATTTTTCAAAAATATTCAGGGATGCACCTCTGCAAGAAGCATTTTGTGGAGGACGTTGAGCGGAAGATAAAGCTTACCATCCGGAAAAGCTACAGCATCCGGAAAAATGACGTGATCGCCGTGGCCCTGAGCGGCGGAAAGGACAGTTCGGCGGCCCTCTATATAATGCACAAGATCCTCGGGGAAAGGCCCGACATCGAGCTTGTGGCAATCTCCGTGGACGAGGGAATCCACGGCTACCGCCCGCAGTCCCTTGAGGCCGCAAAGAAACTGACCGAACAGCTAGGGGTGCGCCATATCATCAAGTCCTTCAAAGAAGAGCACGGGACCACCATGGACGAGATCGCCCTGCAGGAAAGGGAAAAAGGAGCCTGTTCCTACTGCGGGGTGCTCCGGAAAAACATCCTGAACAGGGTAGCCCTGGATATCGGGGCAACAAAGCTTGTCACCGGGCACAACCTGGACGACGAAGCCCAGACCATCCTCCTGAACCACTTCAGGGGAGATATGGAGCGCATGGTAAGGCTTGCCCCCCCGGCTGCCGTGGAAGGGCTGGTGCTCCGGGCAAAACCCCTCAGGAACATCCCTGAAAAGGAAGTAGCCCTCTACGCCCTGGTAAACGACCTGCCCGTGGACTTCAGCGAATGCCCCTACGTGGGAGAAGCCATGAGAAAAGAAATCCGGGAAATGCTAAACGATTTTGAGGCAAAGCACCCAGGAACCAGGCACTCCCTGCTCCGCGGCTTTGACAAGCTGGTCGGAGCCCTTGCAAAAGAACTTCCCCCCGCAAAAATCGAAAAATGCCGGATCTGCGGAGAAACCTGCACCGAAGACGTCTGCCAGGCCTGCAAACTGCTTGGCAGAGCCTGA
- a CDS encoding DUF523 domain-containing protein: MKNLETYNETPTPKTPTTPEEILVLGHCLLNPPARIKGVKPVQPLDVTGMNVIQLPCPEAMFFGMRRREITKDQLDHPAYRRFCREIFRHYADLLEDFAANGAKIKILGVPKSPSCGVEVTSVGGEPGRVEDFHHTHVEGSGVFIEEIKKELKRRKVIFEIEDARRGRK; this comes from the coding sequence ATGAAAAACCTGGAAACCTATAACGAAACTCCAACCCCAAAAACCCCCACCACCCCCGAAGAAATCCTCGTCCTCGGCCACTGCCTCCTGAACCCCCCCGCAAGGATCAAAGGAGTAAAGCCCGTACAGCCCCTTGACGTCACAGGAATGAACGTAATCCAGCTCCCCTGCCCCGAAGCCATGTTCTTCGGCATGAGGCGAAGGGAAATCACTAAAGACCAGCTCGACCACCCCGCCTACAGGCGCTTTTGCCGGGAAATCTTCAGGCACTACGCCGACCTCCTCGAAGACTTCGCAGCAAACGGCGCAAAAATCAAAATCCTCGGCGTCCCGAAAAGCCCCTCCTGCGGAGTGGAAGTAACCAGTGTCGGCGGCGAACCCGGAAGGGTTGAGGATTTTCATCACACGCATGTGGAAGGGTCGGGCGTTTTTATCGAGGAGATAAAGAAGGAGCTGAAAAGAAGGAAAGTGATTTTTGAAATAGAAGACGCCCGCAGGGGAAGAAAGTGA
- a CDS encoding pirin family protein: protein MLRIIPAEMRHFSDFGWLKSYWLFSFSNYYDPDNTRFGDLRVFNDDTVKPGRGFPPHRHSEMEIVTVVLEGEITHEDSRGNSTVLQEGEVQCISAGPGIEHSEFNLGSKPLRFYQIWICPVRSLPEPAYSQKKFEASEWKNRFLPLVSGQGLPDVMPMNADATVYRAGLEPKKTLHYETSECRRIFIYPGSGELLINGQRLRQGDQARADLVKTLHIEAVSSGEEPADFILIDVPSCKGWGLDEKTLMGGRYSVIK from the coding sequence ATGCTCAGAATAATTCCGGCAGAGATGAGGCATTTTTCGGATTTCGGCTGGCTGAAAAGTTACTGGCTCTTTTCTTTTTCAAACTATTATGACCCGGACAATACCAGGTTCGGAGATCTCCGGGTGTTCAATGACGATACGGTGAAACCGGGCAGGGGTTTTCCACCCCATAGGCATTCAGAGATGGAAATCGTAACGGTAGTGCTCGAAGGGGAGATTACCCATGAGGACAGCAGGGGCAATTCAACGGTCCTCCAGGAGGGAGAGGTGCAGTGCATCTCCGCAGGTCCCGGGATCGAACACTCGGAGTTCAACCTGGGCAGCAAGCCTCTGCGCTTCTACCAGATCTGGATCTGCCCTGTCCGGAGCCTCCCGGAGCCGGCATACTCCCAGAAAAAGTTCGAGGCTTCGGAATGGAAAAACCGGTTTTTGCCCCTGGTTTCGGGACAGGGACTTCCGGACGTCATGCCGATGAACGCCGATGCGACAGTTTACAGGGCAGGGCTCGAACCGAAAAAAACCCTTCATTATGAGACCAGCGAGTGCCGCCGTATTTTCATCTACCCTGGTTCGGGAGAACTCCTCATCAACGGGCAGAGGCTCAGGCAGGGGGACCAGGCCCGCGCAGACCTTGTAAAGACCCTCCACATTGAAGCAGTAAGTTCCGGAGAAGAGCCTGCGGATTTTATTTTGATTGATGTCCCGTCCTGCAAAGGCTGGGGACTTGACGAAAAAACGCTTATGGGTGGGAGATACAGCGTAATAAAATGA
- a CDS encoding tripartite tricarboxylate transporter permease translates to MPEISFALLFIAVFGGYLLGIFSGLLPGVHTNNFALALVAFAPFLADQGILPFYIVVIVLSNAISHTFHDIIPSVFLGAPDGDTALAVLPGHRLLLEGAGAEAVRLSALGSAGSVAASLLFVLPLSLFFKAAYPFLEEYMAWVLLSVVFIMLAGEKGEQVPGQGLFAKYRYKISALFLFLITGFLGLFAFAREGLLSPVINFGTATVLLPLLSGLFGSSQLVISLFTGSEIPEESTSGLKLSRKRIMRGIFTGSAAGSLVAWLPGVSSSIAALLARLFVKEDFDRKDLGLEGLGPKGVKKAAETGKSGTSLFWDPEADPELLDSSKEFIVSVSGVNTSNAIFGLVAFLVIGKTRSGAMAAVSEILGVGAFDLPTVLLCFFAVLLASLFSYFSTVYIGNNAHRVLRKLDYSKLCAGVLFGLAVMVLLFTGPFGFFLFLIATPIGMLPSFMKVRKSHAMGVILLPVILYFLGY, encoded by the coding sequence ATGCCGGAAATTTCTTTTGCTTTGCTTTTTATCGCTGTTTTCGGGGGCTACCTGCTCGGGATCTTTTCGGGACTTCTCCCGGGGGTTCACACGAATAACTTCGCCCTTGCTCTTGTAGCCTTTGCCCCCTTCCTGGCAGACCAGGGCATTCTTCCCTTTTACATCGTAGTCATTGTCCTTTCGAATGCCATCTCCCATACTTTCCACGATATCATCCCCTCCGTCTTCCTGGGAGCTCCCGACGGGGACACAGCCCTTGCTGTCCTCCCGGGACACAGGCTGCTCCTCGAGGGCGCAGGGGCGGAAGCGGTCCGGCTCTCAGCCCTGGGAAGTGCGGGTTCTGTAGCCGCTTCCCTCCTCTTCGTACTGCCCCTCTCCTTATTTTTCAAAGCTGCATACCCTTTCCTGGAAGAATACATGGCCTGGGTCCTGCTCTCGGTTGTGTTCATAATGCTCGCCGGGGAAAAAGGGGAGCAGGTGCCAGGGCAGGGCCTCTTTGCAAAATACAGGTACAAAATCTCCGCTCTCTTTCTGTTTTTGATCACAGGTTTCCTGGGACTCTTTGCCTTTGCCCGGGAGGGTCTCCTTTCCCCGGTCATCAATTTCGGGACAGCAACCGTACTCCTGCCCCTCCTCAGCGGGCTTTTCGGATCTTCCCAGCTGGTCATAAGCCTGTTTACGGGTTCGGAAATCCCCGAGGAGTCCACTTCAGGGTTGAAGCTTTCCCGAAAGAGAATCATGAGGGGAATTTTTACGGGCAGCGCCGCAGGTTCCCTGGTCGCCTGGCTTCCAGGGGTCTCTTCCTCCATTGCTGCTCTTCTGGCACGGCTTTTCGTAAAAGAGGATTTCGACCGGAAAGATCTTGGCCTGGAAGGTTTGGGTCCGAAAGGCGTTAAAAAAGCTGCAGAAACCGGAAAAAGCGGGACATCTCTCTTCTGGGACCCCGAAGCCGATCCTGAGCTCCTTGACAGCTCAAAGGAATTTATCGTCTCGGTCTCCGGGGTAAACACTTCGAATGCGATTTTCGGACTGGTCGCCTTCCTGGTCATAGGAAAGACCCGGAGCGGGGCAATGGCAGCAGTAAGTGAAATCCTGGGTGTAGGAGCTTTCGACCTTCCGACCGTACTCCTCTGTTTTTTTGCAGTTCTCCTGGCTTCCCTCTTTTCCTACTTTTCCACGGTTTACATAGGAAACAACGCCCACCGGGTGCTCCGGAAACTCGATTATTCGAAACTCTGTGCAGGCGTCCTCTTCGGGCTTGCCGTTATGGTCTTGCTCTTTACAGGCCCCTTCGGGTTTTTCCTCTTCCTGATCGCGACCCCGATCGGGATGCTCCCCTCTTTCATGAAAGTCCGAAAATCCCATGCCATGGGCGTTATTTTGCTGCCTGTGATCCTGTATTTCCTGGGGTACTAA